The genomic DNA ATACTTCGCGAATTAAAGGACAAGAGTTGAACTATGACAGTGTGGGCTATCTATTCCTATTCCCCATACAAgtggcacctccgacgggactCTTCAATCTTATTTGTTGTAACATGGAAGAAAATATCAAGAAACTAAAAGCTGAATTTCAACTGTTGACGCTGACATGCTCGAAGACTGCTTCGATCGTCGAGAAGGCTAACGTAGAAAAAATCATGCGCCACAGAGAGACACTGAGAAAGGTCGTCGCATCAATCGAGGAGCTGAGGTTGAACATCGAAAAGGAAAAGCTTATGAGTGGAGAAACGTTAGAGAACGTGGAACAATGGGGAGGTGAAGTTGAACAACGCATTGAGCAAGCAGACACGGAAATTTTGAGCCTGACTCGCCACCTCGAAGAGTCTGCgatggaaaaagaaaacgatAAACGGGAAAGCGAGCTCAAATTCGAGAAGCTTAAACTCGAGCAAAAAGCTAAACTAGAATCGGCCACAACAAAGCAATCATCGAAGAGCAATATCAAATTACCCAAGCTAATTATTACAAAGTATGATGGAACGTATAAAAAATGGCTCTCTTTCTGGAACAAATTTGAAGCGGAAATCGACGCATCCGAATTTCCGGCTGTTACAAAGTTTGCTCATCTGAAAGAGCTTCTTGAAGGTCACGTTTGCGAATCAATCGACGGGTTGCCATTCAATTCTGAAGGATACGAACGGGCAAAGAATATTCTCAAGACTAACTACGGAAACACAAGCGAAATCATCAGAGCCTGTATCGATAATATTAATTCCTTGCCTGTAATAACTGGTTCCCAGCCAAGCAAGATTCATAAATTCTGCCAGTCATTGAGCTATAACGTACAGTCCTTAGACACGCTGGGAAGGTTGTCGGGTTGTTTATCAATGGTGCGTGGCATTCTCGACAAATTACCTGGGATCAAATCCGAGCTTGTAAGAGGAAAAGTTGGCTGGCAAGACTGGGGATTTTCTCAGTTACTACAAGCTTTAGAGGAATGGAAAGAAATCCATCCCACCGAACCATCAGGAAACGCGAACGGGAAGTTTTCGTCGGCACCTTCGCGTTCGCCACGCCAGAGAAGTTTCTACGCCCACGATCAGGATCCCGCGGGTCGACGCGCGTGTGTTTATTGTGATGGCGTGACTCACAAATCGTGGGAATGTGAGCACGTAAAGTCTCCAGCAGAGCGTCGTGGAATTTTGCAAACCAAACGCTTATGTTTCAACTGCACCAAAGCACAGCATAACGCATCGCAGTGCCGAAGTCGAGCAACATGCATTCATTGCAAACAAAGGCATCATTCTTCGATTTGCGATAGGACGTCTACCAGTGTTCAAGCGGCAGTCAGCGATGGGGTGGCTCTGACAGCAACGCAAGGGGGAGAGAGGGTCTGCCATCCTATAGTTGTTGTGAATGTGAATGGCGTGGTGTGCAGGGCATTGCTAGATACAGGAGCAACCGTCTCCTACGCTTCAGGCTACCTACTGGACCGCTTAAAGTTAACCCCAGCTCGTACCCTTGTTCGCCGTGTTCAAACTATTGTTGGAGTTGTAACCAGAAAGAGCAAAACGTATGACGTCATCGTGAGTGATACCAGAGGAAGTTATGCCTTGCCAGTGAATGTGACTAGAGTTGAACGACAGGAACTTCTATCAGTGGAAAATCCCAACTATAAGGAGACTATTGCAAGGTACCAGCATCTGAGAGGCGTACATATGGAGGACACCGATACTAAGAGTCTACTCCCTGTGCACGTAATACTAGGAGCAAGCAGCTATGCCAAGCTCAAGACTGGCGAGCCTCAGAGAACTGGAGCAGTTGGCGAACCAGTTGCTGAATAcactaaatttgggtggaccaTTATGTCCCCAGGGACTGGAGGAGATGTAGATAGCATGTTTCTGGCCCATACTATGCCAAGTGACTACGAGGATCTATGCCGCATGGATGTCCTAGGAATTGCAGACCCACCTAGTGGAGACCAGAGCGTGGTGCACGCAGAGTTCCTGGAACAACTTCAGCGCAGCCCTGAGGGATGGTATGAAAGTGGACTTCCATGGAAAGGTGACCACCAGCCATTACCATCAAATAAATCAGGAAGTCTTAAACGACTTTCAAGCCTTGTACAGCGACTAAAGAGAGTGGGGCAGCTAGAAAACTACCATGCCATCATGCAGGAGCAGCAAACAGAAGGAATTATTGAAGAAGCTAGCATGGAACCAAGAGGGCGCGAATTTTACATACCCCACAAGCCCGTCCTGAGAGAAAGTGCAGAGTCTACGAAACTGAGAATCGTATACGACGCATCTGCAAGAGCATACGAGTCAGCACCCTCTCTTAATGACTGTCTTGAAATCGGACCGCCGTTACAGAATCAATTATGGAAGGTGCTTTTACGAGGAAGATTCTACACAGTAGCCCTTGCCGGAGACATTCAAAAGGCATTTCTCCAAGTGCGTATTCGCCCAGAGGATAGAGACGCTCTTCGTTTCCATTGGTTAAGTAATGAGGACCCTCATCAAGTACGCACATACAGGTTTACCAGGGCACTGTTTGGGTTGGGGCCTTCACCTTTCTTACTTAGTGGCGTGATGCGACATCATTTAGATATCTGCCGTGCTGAGCACCCAGAACGCGTGGGAGAGATTGAGCATGAGCTATACGTGGATGACCTTCTGATGGGAGGAGCGACCACCGCAGAAGTCAAGGAGAAGAAGATCGAAACCATCGATATCTTTAGTCAAGCTGCTTTCCACCTTCACAAGTGGCACTCTAACGTGAAAGCTTTGGAAGATGATCCAACAGCCGACTGCGAAGACGACTTAAGCTATGCAAAGCAACAGTTAGGAGTAAAACCAAGAGAATGTGGCCTGCTTGGTTTGAAATGGGACAAGTCAACCGACGACTTTGGAATCACGTTTCCAGTCGATGCTTCCTCGCTAACCAAAAGAGGCATTCTGGGAAAGGTTGCCAAGATCTACGATCCTCTTGGACTTGTGGCTCCAATCACACTTCAAGGGAAGCTGTTATACCGTGATGCCTGTGACAAGAAATGCGCGTGGGATGCACCGCTTCCGCCTACTCTGATTCGCCAGTGGAAAAAGTGGGAGAATTCATTGTCCCAGAGAATCAACTGTCCAAGATCGCTGACACCTATTAGAGAATCTATTGAGGGAATTAAGCTCCATGCTTTCGGAGATGCTAGCGGAAGGGGTGTTGCAGCAGTCGTATATGCTGTCGTCACACACTCATCATCAGAAAGTCAAGGATTGGTGACGGCGAGAGCAAGATTGGCCAAACAAGGGCTGACCATACCTCGGCGAGAACTAGTCTCTGGCCACATGGCGGTAAACCTCATTACAAATGCTCTGGATGCACTTCAAGGTTTTCCAGTAACCTCTCTACATTGCTGGTTGGACAGCACCGTAGCACTTCATTGGATACGCGGAAATGGGGATTACAAGCAATTTGTAGCCAACCGTGTGCGGAAAATCCGTGACCACAAAAATGTAAAGTGGCGGCATGTGCCTACCAAAGACAACCCCGCAGACTATGCCAGTAGAGGTGGGATGCTCACCGAGGGAAATCAGTTGTCGTGGAAAGGGCCGACCTGGCTAGCAAACCCTACAAATTGGCCTCCTGATATAGTAACCACACCTACAACAGAATCAAACGCAGAAGTGAAGACTACAAAAGAGCTGTTTGCCCTTGCCGTAGACACGAATGATGAACTTGATGACCTCCTCTCCAAGACTTCCTATTGGCGAACTCTTCGATTCTGTGCGTGGATAAGGCGGTTCATTGACAACGCAAAGAAGTCAAAACCTCAAAGAATCAATGGTCCACTCACGactgaagaaataaaaaaccAAGAGCTTTTCTGGGTACGTCGAGTCCAAGCACGTGGAGCTAAAGGCATGGAGGAAGATAGATTGACATTGAACCTGCAAAAGAATGATGACGGACTATTAGAGTGCAGGGGGCGGCTGCAGGGCGACTATCCAATTTATATACCAGATTCCACTATCCTTGCCGAGAAGATCGTTCAACAGGCTCACAATGCCACGCTTCATGGGGGAGTTGGCCTCACCATGGCAAGAATCAGAGAGCAATTTTGGATTCCTCGTCTCAGACGACTCGTAAAAAGAACTGTGAAGAAGTGCTATGGATGTAAAAGGTTCCAGGCTGTTGCGTTAGCCAAACCACCACCAGGCCTTCTACCACAAGAGAGAACAAAGGCAGCTGGTGTATTTGAAGTAGTGGGAGTAGATTTCGCCGGGCCTATCAAGTACCGCAAGTCTTCACGGCAAGAAGGGAAAGCCTACTTAGTTTTGTTCGCTTGCAGCTTGACAAGAGCCCTGTACCTAGAAGTTTTGCCGAACCTGGAGACTGAAACATTTCTCGGAAGTTTGAAACGCTTGATTGCACGTCATGGAAGACCTTCGGTTATCTACTCTGACAACGGGCGGACCTTTATTGGCGCGGAAAAATGGCTAAAGAAGGTTCAGAGAGATGAGCGGCTCCAAGGATACCTAGCAGCGGAGAAAATCCTTTGGAGATTCAACTTGAGCAGAGCACCCTGGTGGGGTGGCCATTTCGAGCGTTTAGTGGGCCTCTTTAAAAGTGCTTTCTATAAAACCGTTGGTGGCGGTATGCTGTCCTGGTCCGAGCTCTGTGATGTCGTACTGGAAGTGGAGACTCAACTCAACCGACGCCCATTGTCTTATGTTGAAGACGACGTTCAGCTTCCGCTTATCACACCAGCTAGTTTTCTGTTCTCGAAGTCCAATCTTCTGCCTGAGCAAGAGCCATGGAGAGAGGCCGACGTCGATCTACGCAAACGAGCGAAGCATATCAGAGCTTGCAAAGACGCACTGTGGAAACGCTGGACGCGGGAATATCTCACTGCACTCCGAGAGCGACACAATCTTAATCTGAAACAAACAACCTCTTTGAAGGTGGGAGATGTGGTGATCATACGAGCAGAGGATAAGAATCGTGGCAAGTGGCCTCTCGGAATAGTGGAGCAACTCTATGAAGGAAAAGACAACGTAGTCCGAGCGGTGAAGTTGCGGGCCGGAAAGACACATCTAGAGAGGCCAATTCAGCATCTATACCCTCTGGAGCTTACATGTGACCACCAAATGCAGACATCAAAGTCACCAACGCAGCTGCGTGCAGAGGCTTCAGTATTCCGACCACGACGAGATGCAGCAATTGCTGCGGGCCTACGAATTCGGGATGCAGTTGATGCAGATAAATTTTGAGAACAGTGCTAGAATTATGTTCACTGATGCCAGTCATTGTTTTTTGAGTCATTATAGATTCTTTTTCTTGGACTTACATGTGCTTCCCCAGAGAAAGCACATGGGGGAGTGTGTCGGAAATAGGATCAATTATATATCCATTTTAAATTTAGTACTCACTGTTAGGCTCATTATTAAGGTTTGTTGATGTTTGGCGAaatttttaatagtttctgTAATTGGATTTCCATCGGGTCTTGATCCAATCAATCATATCATGTTAATCTAGGGTGTGCCAGAACAATAGAATCTTTGAGCTTTGAAATATTATATAGATGTTTTTTGTATTAGGGTTTTTGGAGTGATTTCGATCTACTAGTGAGAATCTGTGAAGAATTATATACTTCCGGAATTAAAGGACAAGAGTTGAACTGTGACAGTGTGGGCTATCTATTCCTATTCCCCATACGTGGAATATCTGgagctaattttttttcacatacTGAATGTTGATGCAAAAAGACCTAAGAAACTTGTCAACgatgttttccatttttttctgtaCATTATCAACCCGAAGAAATACAGTACATTTCAACTACGTGCCCTCTGTGTAAAAGCTAGAACTATGCAGGGGCTGGAAATGCACTTGATATTTTGTTACAATGAATTTTGGATTTAACTTCATATATGTTCAATTTTTAAACGCATTTTGCTATATGGAGTCAACAAAATCATGTTTACTGCCATTCTTATCCAATTTATATtgtacctctattaagcggccacttttcaaagtcccgaGGGTGGCTGCTTAATAGAAGTCGGACTGTAGCAGATAAATACAAAATATCAACAGGCCTTGTTCACAAACTTAGCCccaccttgaaaaacaaagaaaaatatgttcgCCATTACCGAAACCTCCAATACATACTgatcttggtttaaaaataactaAAGTCCATCGAGTTCTAGAGTTTGATTAGTCACCGTGGCTGAAGCAATATAtggattttccaaaatgcttttgaaaagaCTTTTTCAAACTGATGAATAATTTCGTCTTTGGTAAAACGATGGAAAATATTCGAAAAAGAGCCGACGTCAGACTTGTAACAGATCATAAGAAATTATCAAAATAACATCAAAACCTAGTTATGTGAATAGAAAAAATCTTCAACGAAAATCTAGTCGCAGTGCACAagattaaagaaacactaaccctAAATCGGCCTGCATATCTGGGGATGTGTATCTTAGATCTCAGCAAGACTCCAATGTAtgatttttattataattataatatatacatttagccaagcctaaaagcggagctcccggcttctttattcttactggctgtaggattagtgaaaataaagggctttggaactgtccgccttttggttttcccggatattgcttaattttgtcattttcttcgctgcctaactagtgaattccacggttaatttaacctgaaaaaccgactga from Montipora foliosa isolate CH-2021 chromosome 7, ASM3666993v2, whole genome shotgun sequence includes the following:
- the LOC138011182 gene encoding uncharacterized protein — encoded protein: MEENIKKLKAEFQLLTLTCSKTASIVEKANVEKIMRHRETLRKVVASIEELRLNIEKEKLMSGETLENVEQWGGEVEQRIEQADTEILSLTRHLEESAMEKENDKRESELKFEKLKLEQKAKLESATTKQSSKSNIKLPKLIITKYDGTYKKWLSFWNKFEAEIDASEFPAVTKFAHLKELLEGHVCESIDGLPFNSEGYERAKNILKTNYGNTSEIIRACIDNINSLPVITGSQPSKIHKFCQSLSYNVQSLDTLGRLSGCLSMVRGILDKLPGIKSELVRGKVGWQDWGFSQLLQALEEWKEIHPTEPSGNANGKFSSAPSRSPRQRSFYAHDQDPAGRRACVYCDGVTHKSWECEHVKSPAERRGILQTKRLCFNCTKAQHNASQCRSRATCIHCKQRHHSSICDRTSTSVQAAVSDGVALTATQGGERVCHPIVVVNVNGVVCRALLDTGATVSYASGYLLDRLKLTPARTLVRRVQTIVGVVTRKSKTYDVIVSDTRGSYALPVNVTRVERQELLSVENPNYKETIARYQHLRGVHMEDTDTKSLLPVHVILGASSYAKLKTGEPQRTGAVGEPVAEYTKFGWTIMSPGTGGDVDSMFLAHTMPSDYEDLCRMDVLGIADPPSGDQSVVHAEFLEQLQRSPEGWYESGLPWKGDHQPLPSNKSGSLKRLSSLVQRLKRVGQLENYHAIMQEQQTEGIIEEASMEPRGREFYIPHKPVLRESAESTKLRIVYDASARAYESAPSLNDCLEIGPPLQNQLWKVLLRGRFYTVALAGDIQKAFLQVRIRPEDRDALRFHWLSNEDPHQVRTYRFTRALFGLGPSPFLLSGVMRHHLDICRAEHPERVGEIEHELYVDDLLMGGATTAEVKEKKIETIDIFSQAAFHLHKWHSNVKALEDDPTADCEDDLSYAKQQLGVKPRECGLLGLKWDKSTDDFGITFPVDASSLTKRGILGKVAKIYDPLGLVAPITLQGKLLYRDACDKKCAWDAPLPPTLIRQWKKWENSLSQRINCPRSLTPIRESIEGIKLHAFGDASGRGVAAVVYAVVTHSSSESQGLVTARARLAKQGLTIPRRELVSGHMAVNLITNALDALQGFPVTSLHCWLDSTVALHWIRGNGDYKQFVANRVRKIRDHKNVKWRHVPTKDNPADYASRGGMLTEGNQLSWKGPTWLANPTNWPPDIVTTPTTESNAEVKTTKELFALAVDTNDELDDLLSKTSYWRTLRFCAWIRRFIDNAKKSKPQRINGPLTTEEIKNQELFWVRRVQARGAKGMEEDRLTLNLQKNDDGLLECRGRLQGDYPIYIPDSTILAEKIVQQAHNATLHGGVGLTMARIREQFWIPRLRRLVKRTVKKCYGCKRFQAVALAKPPPGLLPQERTKAAGVFEVVGVDFAGPIKYRKSSRQEGKAYLVLFACSLTRALYLEVLPNLETETFLGSLKRLIARHGRPSVIYSDNGRTFIGAEKWLKKVQRDERLQGYLAAEKILWRFNLSRAPWWGGHFERLVGLFKSAFYKTVGGGMLSWSELCDVVLEVETQLNRRPLSYVEDDVQLPLITPASFLFSKSNLLPEQEPWREADVDLRKRAKHIRACKDALWKRWTREYLTALRERHNLNLKQTTSLKVGDVVIIRAEDKNRGKWPLGIVEQLYEGKDNVVRAVKLRAGKTHLERPIQHLYPLELTCDHQMQTSKSPTQLRAEASVFRPRRDAAIAAGLRIRDAVDADKF